From a region of the Haematobia irritans isolate KBUSLIRL chromosome 4, ASM5000362v1, whole genome shotgun sequence genome:
- the QC gene encoding glutaminyl cyclase has protein sequence MAILTQRQSLLLIVILMLHSSKCQLQVQQIWPDDNSHFNKTLTNILQPRVVGSPGHMNVQNFIVSELNSLGFNTEIDSFTQNVPILGRVTFSNIVGVINPDAEDFLALSCHYDSKYFPNDPNFVGATDSAVPCAILLNTAKTLKTYLEQDFKNRNDLGLMLIFFDGEEAFREWNNDDSVYGSRHLAKKYSDKKLKSNIRHIDRIEVLVLLDLIGAANPKFYSFYANTDGLHKSMHDIERNLAKQNQLEGNNLMFINRPAQGFVDDDHRPFLQENVPILHVIPTPFPKVWHKPNDNAANLHWPTIRNFNKIFRSFVHEYMKRHRETINLRYA, from the exons ATGGCCATTTTaacacaaagacaatcgcttttGTTGATTGTGATTTTGATGTTACATTCAAGTAAATGCCAATTGCAAGTGCAACAG ATATGGCCCGACGATAACAGCCATttcaataaaacgttgacaaatattttgcaaCCGCGCGTAGTGGGTTCACCAGGGCATATGAATGTTCAAAACTTCATAGTAAG CGAATTGAATTCATTGGGTTTTAACACAGAAATCGATTCATTCACTCAAAACGTACCCATCCTTGGTAGAGTAACATTTTCCAATATAGTGGGTGTTATTAATCCAGACGCCGAAGATTTTTTGGCCCTCTCTTGTCATTATGATAGCAAATATTTCCCGAATGATCCCAATTTCGTGGGTGCTACAGATTCAGCAGTTCCTTGTGCTATTCTCTTAAATACAGCCAAGACGCTGAAAACATACCTGGAGCAAGATTTTAAAAATCGCAATGATTTGGGATTGATG ctTATTTTCTTTGATGGTGAAGAAGCATTCCGTGAATGGAACAATGATGATTCGGTTTATGGCTCCAGACATTTGGCTAAAAAATATTctgataaaaaacttaaatcgaATATAAGACACATTGATCGTATT GAGGTTTTAGTTCTATTGGATTTAATTGGTGCTGCTAATCCCAAATTCTACAGCTTTTATGCCAATACAGATGGATTACATAAAAGTATGCATGACATCGaaagaaatttggcaaaacaaaaCCAATTGGAGGGAAATAATTTGATGTTCATTAACCGCCCAGCCCAAGGATTTGTCGACGATGATCATCGACCATTTTTACAAGAAA ATGTTCCCATCCTGCATGTGATACCAACTCCATTTCCAAAGGTATGGCATAAACCCAATGACAATGCTGCCAATCTCCATTGGCCAACTATacgcaattttaataaaattttccgttcGTTTGTTCATGAATATATGAAACGCCATAGAGAAACCATTAATTTAAGATATGCATAA
- the LOC142237156 gene encoding ribosome biogenesis regulatory protein homolog, whose translation MDIVKEVLEKQQRELEKYKPITVEKHLECELDVGMMLLSDINDLDDSEMKENRENYLLNLTRDNTQLLINSIWELPTERVDECIVAKLPAPTTTLPRLRKVPGPKPMTKWEKFAKEKGITKKNKEKKVYDQTLDKWVPTYGYKRAEAEKQKEWVLEVPQNVDPMEDMFKKKLDLRNEKVAKNEIQRMRNIVRARKEEVPRSGYLGVEAATSNQLLTAVTVAKASTASVGKFQNKLPKEKEARGIGVKELIPGSKRKASHVGDTPEKEANLDLIKSVLNKKPKIDIEKAISLQKQDDRLEREANPDQGKSKGKKGGKKGKGKGGKKPKGGKGQRAPGKKAAIGRKRR comes from the exons ATGGATATTGTCAAGGAAGTATTAGAGAAACAACAGAGGGAGTTGGAGAAGTACAAACCCATCACAGTAGAGAAACATTTGGAATGTGAATTGGATGTTGGAATGATGCTTCTATCAGATATAAATGACCTGGATGACAGTGAAATGAA AGAAAATAGGGAAAACTATTTGCTTAACTTGACCCGCGACAATACACAATTACTTATAAACAGTATCTGGGAACTGCCGACTGAACGTGTGGATGAATGTATTGTTGCTAAATTACCGGCACCAACAACTACATTGCCACGCTTACGCAAGGTTCCAGGACCTAAACCCATGACCAAGTGGGAGAAATTCGCTAAGGAGAAGGGAATTACCAAGAAAAACAAGGAGAAGAAGGTCTATGACCAAACACTTGAT aaatggGTACCTACTTATGGCTACAAACGAGCTGAGgcagaaaaacaaaaagaatgggtATTGGAAGTGCCCCAAAATGTTGATCCAATGGAAGATATGTTCAAAAAGAAACTTGACTTGCGTAATGAGAAGGTGGCTAAGAATGAAATCCAGCGAATGAGGAATATTGTAAGAGCCAGAAAGGAAGAAGTTCCTCGTAGTGGTTACCTAGGGGTTGAGGCAGCAACATCCAATCAACTACTAACAGCAGTAACAGTGGCTAAAGCTTCCACAGCATCAGTAGGCAAATTCCAAAATAAATTACCTAAGGAGAAAGAAGCTCGTGGTATTGGTGTAAAGGAACTGATTCCAGGTTCAAAACGCAAGGCATCACACGTCGGTGATACACCAGAGAAAGAAGCTAACTTAGATCTTATTAAGAGTGTCCTAAATAAGAAGCCTAAAATTGATATTGAAAAAGCTATTTCATTACAAAAGCAGGATGATCGTCTAGA ACGAGAAGCCAATCCAGATCAAGGTAAATCGAAGGGTAAAAAGGGTGGTAAGAAAGGCAAGGGAAAGGGTGGCAAAAAACCTAAAGGAGGCAAAGGTCAAAGAGCGCCAGGCAAAAAGGCTGCTATTGGACGCAAACGAAGATAA
- the RpL28 gene encoding ribosomal protein L28: MATSSHLNWLIIRNNNAFLLKKRDIKKPFSTEANNLTNVSSYRYSGVVHKKTLGVVPAADKKGFTVVMKKGKYAQRPAKSTVKVNMKAGPRRSLKKLRNLLTDNKYRKDLTQAALRRASAVMRSQKAPQVKKAKKPE, encoded by the exons ATGGCCACTTCGTCGCACCTTAACTGGTTGATCATCCGCAATAACAATGCTTTCTTGTTGAAGAAGCGTGATATTAAGAAACCATTCAGCACT GAAGCCAACAACTTGACCAATGTCAGTTCTTATCGCTACAGTGGTGTCGTGCACAAGAAGACCCTCGGTGTTGTTCCCGCTGCTGACAAAAAGGGCTTCACCGTTGTCATGAAGAAGGGTAAATATGCCCAACGCCCAGCCAAGAGCACCGTCAAAGTTAACATGAAGGCTGGTCCCAGAAGGTCACTGAAGAAATTGAGAAATCTCTTGACCGACAACAAATACCGCAAGGATTTGACCCAA gcTGCTTTGCGTCGTGCTTCCGCTGTGATGCGTTCCCAAAAGGCTCCTCAAGTCAAAAAAGCCAAGAAACCAGAATAA